CCCGTGGCAGCCGCGCcgtgctgccagccctgccgcgCTGCTGCTCCCCTTCAAAGCCCAGCCTCCGAGCCCTGCGATCGCACACGGGGCTCGGCTCTCACTTGAAACGGCAGTGCAAACATTTCCAGCCCTCTgctgccaagggaaaaaaaacaggctgcTCCTAACAGCTCAGAAAGTAAAGCATAAAGAGCACAGGCTCCTTAAACCCCAAACCCTCTTGATTTTCGCTCCTGGATCTGTGGGTTTACGGTAGTGTTTTCAGTCTCCCTTACCTCTGTTCACGCGGGATAGAGGccctgcaaaaaagcaaagccttACCTGTCACGGTAGAGCCCAGAAACGACAGCAAAGGCAATGATCTTGCTCAGGGCTGGAGGGAGGGTTACAGCGATACGTAAACGTGCTGCTTTCCATGGCCTCAGAAGGGCAGGAGCGCGCTGCAAAGTGCAGACAGCCAGGGAGCAGCTTTCAGCAGCACGGCACAGGCAAGGATGCAAAACGGGCAGCGTCCCCCCCCCGAAACCCGAGTGAACGGCCACCAACGGCCTCGCCGTCCTGTCCCACTGCAACCTGCCGTGAGCAGAGCAGCTACAGGAAGCGTgaagggagcaggagggagcagcgcCTTGTTCCCGctcgctccggcggcggcggcggcggctgtcgCGGGGGCTCTGTTTGCCGCGTCTCCTAGCAGCGGCACGGCTCGGCCCTCCCTCCGCCCCGCGCTCCCCTGGGCTGGGCTGCTTTCTCCCGCGGCTCCGGCGGTGCTAGGGCGACCGCCAGCAGCGGTGCTCCCGTCGGAGCGCACCGGCTGTGCCGGGGCTGGGCCAGCCAGGGGGCACAAGCCCGGCCGTGGCGTGCCGGGGGGGACACAGCGCCGGAGGCACAAGTATTTTGACTCAGGGTTTTGTGGCACATCAGCAAGGGCCTCTTTCATAAACCCTGCGAATCTTTAAGCCTCGGTTGCATTAAAAAAGCAGTAAGTCTGTAACGCGAAGAGCCAGTTAGGTGAATGGAGCAGGCGGCGTCCTTGGGAATGGCACGGCCGGGCTCAGCCTGGGCGAGGGCCACGACGTGGTGTGGCACGGGTTGGCCACGTAGCttgacaccctcccccccccccccccccgccagctgctctctccctgtGGTTCCTGCTCCTTAGCCAGTTTTCCCCTCTGGTTTGCAGGACGAAGCCTCCGAGCGGCCGCTGAGCAGCGGAGGTAATGcctgccggcgccggggcgggagcgcggccaGGCTGAGCCCCGTGCCTCTCGGTCACGCTCTGCGCTGCGTTGCAGGTGCCAGGGCAGGTCCCAAGGCCTCCGCGGCGCTGCAGTCCTTCAAGCGCTTCGGCATCCCCATCCTGGCGGCCGCGCTCGGCCTCGCCAGCATCATAGCCATCGGGTTCTTCGGTACGGCTCCCGCTCTcctcccgccgctgccgggctcggcacaggcagctgcagagccagggctcgGCGGGGACCggctctgctccctccctgccgaGCCGCAGTGCTGAGCCCTGTTTCCCTCCAGTCAAGATCTACCTGGACTACTACTACTTCTTCTGCAAGCAGCCGCTGCGGCTGGTGCCGCTGCAGCAGGTGTGCGACGGCCAGGCCGACTGCGCGCAGGGCGAGGACGAGGCCAGCTGCGCCCAGCGGGTCCCCGACGGGCCGCGGGTGGGCGGTGAGTCCGGGACGCCGTGCCGCAGCGCCGCGCTGCCGCAGGGAGCCTCTGCCGGCCCCCAGCAAGGCTGAGCCCCCGTTTCTCTCTAGTCCGCCTCTCCAGGGACAGATCCACCCTGCAGGTGCTGGACACCGTCACCGGAGCCTGGTCCGGGGTCTGCCACGACCACTTCGACCTGCCGCTGGCAAAAGCAGCCTGCGAGCAAATGGGCTACAGCAGGTGCGAGGCGGCTTTCTCCTCCGCGCGTCGTTCCCCCGCGGATCTACCCTGCTCCCCCAGAAGCCCTTCGGGGCCGAGCCTCCGctcggctccccgcggcgcccccgcgccaGAGCTGCCCCGCATCTCCCAGCGTGGCCGTGGCCAAGCTTCCCGCTGTGGGCAGGTGGGGAGCCGCGCTGAGCCCCGTGCCTCCGCTCGGTGTCTTGCAGCCTCCCCGCTTTCCGGGCGGTGAATgcgggcggcgggcaggcccTGCCGCTGCGCGAGGTTGCGTTGCGTGACGGCGGCCTGCAGCTGCGGCAGGCGGGCAGGTGAGTGCTCCACAGCCGCCCTGCCGGCAGGACGCCGGGCCCCgtgcccgcggcgccgctctcctCTCACGCAGCCCCTCGCTCCCTCTCGCAGGAAGTGCCTCTCGGGCTCCGCGGTCTCGCTCATTTGCTCCCGTAAGTACGACTGCGCCTCCCGGCCACCCGCCCCGGgtgcagccggcgccgcggctaTGACACCGCCGGCTCCGGGTGCGAGTCGcggcggcagccccagccctggcccttGCACGCACGCAGCAGCCCTTTGCATGCGGAAAGTTGGATTTAACTGGTGCTCACCCCCTCGTTAAGCCGGCACGAACCGCCCAGAACCGAAACCCCTAGGAAAGGCTTCCTCTTGCTGATGAATTACCCTAACGAAGCTAACGCAGCCGGTGCTCAGGCCTCCCCCCGGGCGGCAGGGGAGGGCGGCGCGCGCGCTCGCCTCCCCTCTCCTGCCGCCGGCGCTAACGTGCTGCTCCGCGGCGTCGGGCGGCAGAGGAGTGCGGCGAGAGCACCAGGGCCCTGCGGGTGCTcggcgggcgcccggcggccATCGAGGCTTGGCCCTGGCAGGTGAGCCTGCAGTACAGGAAGGAGCACATCTGCGGCGGCAGCATCCTCGATGCCAGCTGGATCCTCACCGCCGCGCACTGCTTCAAGTGAGCCAGTGGGCGCCcgcggcaccgccgcccccgtgcagcgccccggctcttggccggcggcggggcgaggcgagggcGGTAACGGAGGGGTCCGTGCACAGGAACAACCCCGTCGTGCAGAGCTGGCGCGTGAAGGCCGGCTCCCGCCTGCTCTCAGGCACCGCCACCCTCGCCGTGGAGAAGGTCTTCCTGGCCAAGGCGGCGCCCGCCTCTCCCAAGGACGACGACATCGCCCTGGTGAAGCTGCGCTCCCCGCTGCGCCTCTCAGGTGAGATGCGGCTCGACCCTCCCGGGGGCCGGCGTGCCTCCCGGCGGTGGCGCCGAGAAGAGGCCGGGcagcccgcggggccccgcgccccggcctcACCGGCAGCCCGCCGGCGCCACTCTCGCCTGCAGCCAGCAGCAAACCCATCTGCCTGCCCTACTTCGACGAGGAGCTGCACCCGGGCACCCTGCTCTGGGTGACGGGCTGGGGCTACACGCGGGAGCACGGTGAGCAACGCCGCCTGCGCGCAGCCTGGGCGCCCCTCGCAGCCCTCCTGCTCGGCGCCGCACCGCGCGGCTCGGTGCTCCCCCCTGAGCGGGCGCCTCCTGTGCAGGCAAGCTGTCGGAGACCCTGCGGGAGGCGGAGGTGAAGCTGATCGACACCCGGAGCTGCAACCTGGCTGCCTACCACGGGGACGTCACGGAGAAGATGCTGTGCGCGGGCCTGCCGCAAGGCGGGGTGGACACCTGCCAGGTGGGGGGCTGCGCTCGGCCGCCCGCCGTCCCTGCGCTGCCGCGGGGCTCGCTGCGCCCCGTGGGCTTGCTGCTGCAGGAAGGGGTGGCAGCCTGGTCCCGCGTCCCTTACCAGTGAAATGTCCCTTTAACGGGAGAGCTCCAGCCACCGCAGTCCTGGGAAACAGCTGCAGACGCGAAGCGTTTCAGGCACGGTGTAACGGTGCTGGGCTCTCCCGAGTGCTCGCCCCTCCTTGGGGCTGGACCCCGGGAGTGGTGGGTCGGGCAGCGCgtgcagccccctgcccacgttggcacccgctcccggccccagggaGGCTCGAGGCCGGGCCGACAGAATGCATCCCCCTCAGGCCGGCTTGTCCTTCGCAGGGGGACAGCGGCGGGCCCCTGCTGTATTTTCACGACCGCTGGCAGGTGGTGGGCATCGTcagctggggccagggctgcggcacccccagcacccccggcgTCTACACCAGCGTCCAGGCCTACCTCAACTGGATCTACACCGTCCGCAGGGTCAGTGCCCTTCCCGATGCGTGGCGCCGTGGGATGGCTGGCGGGATGGGGGGAAATGGGCGCCTCCGGGGCAGGCGCAGCTCCCCGACGGCTCTGCACGGGGAGCAGCCGCGCAGCATCCAACACGGGcatcttctcctctgcctctctgcccttCCAGTCGGAGCTGTGAGACCTGCGGGATGGGTCCCCTCCGTCCCCGACCTCCTGTCCCTTACGCGCTTGGCTCTCCTGGCCCTGGCAGCAGATGGGAAACAGATATCGAGCCGCTGAGGGCGAGCGAAGCCTCCCGACCTCGCATGGGCAGGCCGCGGCTTAGCATGCCGGAGGGCGGCCAAGGAGATGCAGGGCAGCTCGGAGCAGCAGCCACCGACACCGCCGAGGAATTCGACCGGCTCAAGCTGCCTTCCGGAGAGAGATTAATTTATTGCCCTGTGCCGATCCTGCTGCGTCAGGCAGGTTCCCACGCGTCGAAGCTGCTGCTTGCTCAGATTAGTCCCCCTTTCTTAGCTGACAGAGAGAAACGATGTTTGTGCTGTTGAGTATTCGCCTTAAAAGAAAGGATTTGTTTTTTCACGCAGCCTGTGAAGGGTTTGTCCCTCTTATTCACGAGGCCTCTTTCTCACCAAGCCCCGTGCTAGCCTGCGTTAAGCTCCAGCCTGGCGCTGCAGCcggggccctgccctgccttcgcCCGCCGTTCGGGGCCTGCCGGGCTccagcagccccgcgccgccttACTCCTTTGCATTTTTCATTCCCTCTTAAGCAAAACAAGGGGTGAGGGCGCGTGACAGCAATGAAGGCCCCCACGCACCCAGACGCCGGTGAGCCCCACGGCCAAGCGCCGGGGAAGCAGCCTGCGGGTGCACGCTGCCGCCCTGAGCCCCGGAGCGGGAGGCTGCTGTGCCCAGCGGAGCTCCAGCGCGGCCCCAGGAGCTGCCCTCCCTTTCGGCAGCGCTGCGCCCACGAGTCACAAGGAGGAAGAGCGACTTTTCTAAGAAACAGAAGCGGGCGCAAGTGTTTCCAGGAAGACGGAGACTCTGGAACAAAGAATCACTTCTGAGATGccctttttctttagaaatgcgCCAGTGGTTTCATGCCGCAATGCCAGGCCCCTCGGCGGCGATTGCGCTGGAAAGCCACGATTCTCCGTGTCTGCGGCCGTCTCCCGTGCCGTGGGAACAAGGCAGGGTTTATTTCCCGGCGCTCGGGAACAAGCCTCTATTGTGCGCGGGTAACAAAGGAAGGGCCCGGGGGGCGGAATCACCGTAAACAAACAGGGGCTTTAGGAgcttttttaaatcagctttttGGACTGTAGCTTCAGCCCCAGCAGAAATTGGGGCCGTTCTTGCgcagcggggcggggagggaTCTTGCTTTCTAGCTAGCTGCACCCGGAGAGCCCTTGGCCGCGGGGAAGCCCGTGCAGCGCGCTGCAAACGCTCGCTCCCGCGGGCTGCGGGCAGGGGGACGGCCCCGCTCCGCctgcggccccgctgccgcctcgGGGCGCCAGCAGTACCgcgagcagccccagccccagcaagcACCCCCAAAAAGCCACGCTACAGAGAGTTTCTCTAGTAAACATAAAGTTTATTTCATTCAAGGCAAAGCTAGCTAAAACTCTACAGTGCAAAATGTGTTGCAAGTCATAACACAGCGTGTTGCACGCACCCTGTGTGTACTCGCAGGTATCTCCTACATCTATTTCCACACGCCTACACGCACCTGTGCCGGtcacaccacaccacaccacaccacacacTTCCAGTAGTGCCGTCCCCCGGCACGCCGCGGGAAGCCCCGGGGATGGCAGGGACCCCGCCGGAGCGGCACGAGCTCCCGAGCCAGCCCCTTCCCCACAGCACTGCCTGCAACACCCGCTCACACATGCCTACGGACAGTTACATTTCCAAAACTGGTTATGCTGACTTTTCTTCCTTCAAGCCAGAGGAATAACCCATGCATAGTACAGCATTGCATATCCTGTGGTAAGTGGAGCTGGGTCCAGATACCGTCTAGAAAAGGCTGGCAGGTTAGGACAGCTAAAAAtagttcttggaaaaaaaaaatcccttcctccCCTCACTGCCCTCTCCCCTGGGAGGTCTTCTCCAAGGATGGGCTGGCGGTCTCACTGGGGGGGCTCGCGTCTTCCTGCCCAGACTCTCGTGAGCGATGATGGACGTTAATGATACCTGGCATTTACAGAGCGCCTTTCACCCAAGGAGCGCGGAGCACTTCGCGCAGCCATGCCGGGAGCCTCACAGCTCCTGCGAGGTAGCTCAGGTTTGCTGTCCCCATGCGACAGATGGGGAAACCAAAGCACAGAGGAGTCGAGTGATTTGCCCGAGGGTCCCACAGGTCCCTAGGGCAGAGACAAGACCGGGATCCCGGGGGCCTGACTCCCACCTTCCTGTTTACCCAGCAGCCAAGGAAACCTGCCGGGCGCCTTGCAGCCTGTCCCGTGGCGGCACTGGCACATACCCACAACACAGGCGAAACAGGGAACAAATCACCTCCTAGAGCACAGTGGCACCTTCAGCTGCAAAATCAACTCCTTCCCTTCGCGCCCCGCACAGCCCGTGGAAACAGGGTGGTTTGTGCTTTACGTCTCCAGTTCCTCAAAAGCCCCGCGAGGCTTTGCGCGGCCCTCGGCGCGGGGGCGGCACGCACACAGGCGGGCAGACACGCTTGCACGCCCGGCCTCCCGCCAGCGTGCTCCATGCCGAGCCCGCCCTTCGAAATACGGCGGCCAACTTACCCCGAGAAACCCGGCTCAGGCGGTTCCCCACACGGCTCTGGCGCTCCCGAATCCCAGCAGCGCGTGCCCTCAGTAAAGACCCTCCGGCTTTGCACCTGCAGCGCCCTCGTccaaggatctcaaagcactgtACAAATGTTAGCCAAGGAAGCCTCACAACACCCCCTGCGAGGTAGAGCAgtattattatccccattttacaggtggggaaactgaggcacagagaggcaAAGCGACTTGCCCAGGGTCACCCAGCCGGTCGGTGGCAGGACCAGGAGCAGGCTGGGGCCGCCCTGACCCCGCTCCTCTCGCCGGGGCACGACTgtgctccctccctgccttgTGGACGGAGTGCCGCAGTTTTCCTCGGGTGAAAGGGAAACACAATCAGCCTTCTTCCCGTGGGAgtctaacatttaaaaaaaatctgcttaacgAGTTAAAGCCTTGGCAGATCAGCTTTGAAAGCATCACTGCTTTAAGTACCTCGCTTTAAAAAGAGGGGAGCGGCAGTGAGACCAGAACCAACATAAGACCAGGGGAGCATCTCCCGAGGAGGCTGGGCCGGAGCCGGGAGAGGCAGAGGCCGGGACGGCGGCAGCGCATGGGGGATGTGGGTTCCCGCGCCCCACGCCAGCCGCCCCGGCGCCGATGAGGACCCCGCTCCCTGCCAGAGGGGTCTGCGCGGTGCAAAGCCAGTGTGAAGGGtggcgcttcccccccccctcctcctccccggccggGGACGGGGGAGCCGGGTCCCCAGCGGGAAGCGGCTGGGCGCGCGGGGCCAGCAGCGATGCCGGGACACGGCAAACCCCTCGCGATGGGAGGCAGCGGCCCCAGGAGCAGCTctccccccggccctgccgcgggaGCCCCGAGCCCCGTCCCCGCGGGGCAGAGACCGCAGCCAGCGCTGGCAGTGCTTGCTCTGCTCCGGGGCAGCGGCAGGCTCCCTCCTGCGCGCCGAGGCTCAGCATCGCTGCGGCGAAACACGCCAGCCCG
The sequence above is a segment of the Apteryx mantelli isolate bAptMan1 chromosome 23, bAptMan1.hap1, whole genome shotgun sequence genome. Coding sequences within it:
- the TMPRSS4 gene encoding transmembrane protease serine 4, coding for MQNGQRPPPETRVNGHQRPRRPVPLQPADEASERPLSSGGARAGPKASAALQSFKRFGIPILAAALGLASIIAIGFFVKIYLDYYYFFCKQPLRLVPLQQVCDGQADCAQGEDEASCAQRVPDGPRVGVRLSRDRSTLQVLDTVTGAWSGVCHDHFDLPLAKAACEQMGYSSLPAFRAVNAGGGQALPLREVALRDGGLQLRQAGRKCLSGSAVSLICSQECGESTRALRVLGGRPAAIEAWPWQVSLQYRKEHICGGSILDASWILTAAHCFKNNPVVQSWRVKAGSRLLSGTATLAVEKVFLAKAAPASPKDDDIALVKLRSPLRLSASSKPICLPYFDEELHPGTLLWVTGWGYTREHGKLSETLREAEVKLIDTRSCNLAAYHGDVTEKMLCAGLPQGGVDTCQGDSGGPLLYFHDRWQVVGIVSWGQGCGTPSTPGVYTSVQAYLNWIYTVRRVSALPDAWRRISYIYFHTPTRTCAGHTTPHHTTHFQ